From the genome of Streptacidiphilus rugosus AM-16, one region includes:
- a CDS encoding gamma-aminobutyraldehyde dehydrogenase has protein sequence MNTSLTLRNHVNGAFVDAADGRTLDVVDPTDGQVYATSPLSGAADVDAAMAAAAEAFPRWRDATPGTRQRLLLRIADAIEARADELVDAECRDTGKPRRLTISEEIGPMADQVRFFAGAARLLEGRSAGEYAEGLTSIVRREPIGVCAQVAPWNYPMMTAVWKFAPALAAGNTVVLKPSDTTPASTVLLAEIIGGILRDMGLPAGVFNVICGDRETGRLMVEHPTPALAAITGSVRAGIQVAQAAAKDVKRVHLELGGKAPVVVFEDADLGEAARVIAAAAFFNAGQDCTAATRVLVHDSVHDVFVQALTKAAAGTRTGGTDEEGVHYGPLNNAAQLAQVAGYIERLPAHATLETGGHRVGEAGYFYAPTVVSGLEQHDEIIQNEVFGPVVTVQKFTDEDRAVEYANGVDFALASSVWTKDHARAMRMSRRLDFGCVWINTHAPLLAEMPHGGFKQSGYGKDLSAYGFEDYTRIKHVMTAL, from the coding sequence GTGAACACCAGTCTCACCCTGCGCAACCACGTGAACGGCGCCTTCGTGGACGCCGCCGACGGCCGGACCCTCGACGTCGTCGACCCCACCGACGGTCAGGTGTACGCGACTTCGCCCCTGTCGGGCGCGGCGGACGTGGACGCCGCCATGGCGGCCGCCGCCGAGGCGTTCCCTCGCTGGCGCGACGCCACGCCCGGCACCCGCCAGAGGCTGCTGCTGAGGATCGCCGATGCGATCGAGGCCCGAGCCGACGAGCTCGTGGATGCGGAATGCCGCGACACCGGAAAGCCGCGCAGGCTCACCATCTCCGAGGAGATCGGCCCCATGGCCGACCAGGTCCGCTTCTTCGCTGGCGCCGCCCGCCTCCTGGAAGGCCGGTCCGCGGGCGAGTACGCGGAAGGGCTGACCTCGATCGTCCGCCGCGAGCCGATCGGCGTCTGCGCCCAGGTCGCACCATGGAACTACCCGATGATGACGGCCGTCTGGAAGTTCGCCCCGGCACTGGCGGCAGGCAACACCGTGGTCCTCAAGCCCTCGGACACCACTCCCGCCTCGACGGTGCTTCTCGCCGAGATCATCGGCGGCATTCTCCGGGACATGGGACTACCGGCCGGGGTCTTCAACGTGATCTGCGGCGACCGCGAGACCGGCCGTCTGATGGTCGAACACCCCACCCCGGCACTGGCCGCCATCACCGGCTCGGTACGGGCCGGGATCCAGGTCGCCCAGGCAGCGGCCAAGGACGTCAAGCGCGTCCACCTGGAGCTCGGCGGGAAGGCGCCCGTCGTGGTCTTCGAGGACGCGGACCTCGGCGAGGCCGCCCGGGTGATCGCGGCGGCGGCCTTCTTCAACGCCGGCCAGGACTGTACGGCCGCCACCCGGGTCCTGGTGCACGATTCGGTCCACGACGTGTTCGTCCAAGCTCTGACCAAGGCCGCCGCGGGCACCAGAACCGGCGGCACCGACGAGGAGGGCGTCCACTACGGCCCGCTGAACAACGCCGCCCAACTGGCCCAGGTCGCCGGTTACATCGAGCGGCTGCCCGCACACGCCACGCTGGAGACGGGCGGCCACCGGGTCGGCGAGGCCGGCTACTTCTACGCGCCGACGGTCGTCTCCGGCCTCGAACAGCACGACGAGATCATCCAGAACGAGGTCTTCGGCCCGGTCGTCACCGTACAGAAGTTCACCGACGAGGACCGGGCGGTCGAGTACGCCAACGGCGTGGACTTCGCCCTGGCCTCCTCCGTCTGGACCAAGGACCATGCCCGCGCCATGCGCATGTCCCGGCGCCTGGACTTCGGCTGCGTGTGGATCAACACCCACGCGCCCCTCCTCGCCGAGATGCCGCACGGCGGATTCAAGCAGTCCGGCTACGGCAAGGACCTCTCCGCCTACGGATTCGAGGACTACACGCGCATCAAGCACGTCATGACGGCCCTCTGA
- a CDS encoding integrase core domain-containing protein codes for MLLRFVYLAVSHAFAAVRLLPMSDREKDVEILVLRHQIAVLERQHGGGKVTFTPEGRAFLAALLAPLPREFLRRLRLLVRPDTVLRWHRDLMRRRDARTCRPKRPGRPPTVRSIRLLILRLVRPNPSWGYRRIHGELTTLGIKVAASTVWEILKAEDIDPAPHRGATTWADFLCSQADILLACDLIETVALTGQRQYILAVIEHATRRDRILGTTAHPTANWVTKGARNLVMDLEDAGATVKYLIRDRDAKFPVGFDQILANTGIQVVLTGVRIPRMNSIVERWVQTCRHELLDRTLIWNESHLRRALREFEQHHNTHRPHQAMNQAAPLRAVPEPLEPGQITHLDIRRRDRLGGVIHEYRHAA; via the coding sequence GTGTTGCTGCGCTTCGTCTACTTGGCCGTCTCCCACGCTTTCGCTGCCGTGCGGCTTCTGCCGATGAGCGACCGCGAGAAGGACGTGGAGATCCTCGTTCTGCGCCACCAGATCGCCGTCCTTGAACGACAGCACGGCGGGGGCAAGGTGACGTTCACTCCGGAGGGCCGCGCGTTCCTCGCTGCTCTGCTGGCGCCGCTGCCGCGGGAGTTCCTGCGTCGGCTGCGGTTGCTCGTCCGCCCGGACACGGTACTGCGCTGGCACCGCGATCTCATGAGGCGGCGCGACGCGCGCACGTGCCGGCCGAAGCGGCCCGGGCGCCCTCCCACAGTCCGCTCGATCCGACTCCTGATCCTTCGGCTTGTGCGCCCGAACCCGTCCTGGGGCTACCGCAGGATCCACGGCGAACTCACCACGCTCGGCATCAAGGTCGCCGCATCCACGGTCTGGGAGATTCTCAAGGCCGAGGACATCGACCCCGCACCGCATCGCGGCGCCACCACCTGGGCCGACTTCCTTTGCAGTCAGGCCGATATCCTGCTGGCCTGCGACTTGATCGAGACCGTCGCCCTGACCGGCCAACGCCAGTACATCCTGGCCGTCATCGAGCACGCCACCCGCCGCGACCGAATCCTCGGCACCACCGCACACCCCACCGCCAACTGGGTCACCAAAGGGGCGCGGAACCTCGTCATGGACTTGGAAGACGCCGGAGCCACCGTCAAATACCTGATCCGAGACCGGGACGCGAAGTTCCCAGTCGGGTTCGACCAGATCCTGGCCAACACCGGCATCCAAGTCGTGCTCACCGGCGTCCGGATACCGAGGATGAACTCCATCGTGGAGCGCTGGGTTCAAACCTGCCGCCACGAACTTCTGGACCGAACCCTGATCTGGAACGAGAGCCACCTGCGCCGCGCACTACGCGAGTTCGAACAGCATCACAACACACACCGGCCCCACCAAGCCATGAACCAGGCCGCACCACTACGCGCGGTGCCCGAACCACTTGAACCCGGACAGATCACCCACCTGGACATACGCCGGAGAGACCGACTCGGCGGAGTTATCCACGAGTATCGACATGCTGCTTGA
- a CDS encoding amidohydrolase family protein: protein MTENPRVIDAHHHVWDLSVRDQDWITGPELAPLRRDFGLEHLRAQARSAGVDATVLVQTVCVPEETPELLALADADPLAVGVVGWTDLTAPDIADTLADLCALPGGRHLVGIRHQVQSEPDPEWLLRPDVQRGLLAVGAARLAYDLVITPDQLPAATRAAAAAPGVTFVLDHLGKPRIAAAEVEPWASRLRAFAVLPNTVAKLSGLTTEADWHHWTTDDLRRFTDVALAAFGARRLLFGSDWPVCTLAGDYVRVVDTTRKLLSELSPSERAAIMGGNAARVYRL, encoded by the coding sequence ATCACCGAGAACCCGCGCGTCATCGACGCGCACCACCACGTCTGGGACCTGTCCGTCCGCGACCAGGACTGGATCACCGGCCCCGAACTCGCCCCTCTGCGTCGCGACTTCGGCCTTGAACACCTGCGTGCGCAAGCCCGGTCGGCAGGCGTTGACGCCACCGTCCTGGTGCAGACCGTCTGCGTCCCCGAGGAGACCCCCGAGCTCCTCGCCCTGGCCGACGCCGACCCCCTGGCCGTGGGCGTGGTCGGCTGGACCGACCTCACCGCACCGGACATCGCCGACACCCTCGCCGACCTGTGTGCCCTGCCCGGAGGACGACACCTGGTCGGCATCCGCCACCAGGTGCAGTCCGAGCCTGACCCCGAGTGGCTGCTGCGGCCCGACGTCCAACGCGGCCTGCTTGCCGTCGGAGCCGCCCGTCTCGCCTACGACCTCGTGATCACCCCGGACCAGCTTCCGGCCGCCACCAGAGCCGCCGCCGCGGCGCCGGGCGTCACCTTCGTCCTCGACCACCTCGGCAAACCCCGGATCGCCGCCGCCGAGGTGGAGCCGTGGGCGTCCCGACTGCGCGCCTTCGCGGTCCTCCCCAACACCGTCGCCAAACTGTCCGGCCTGACGACCGAGGCCGACTGGCACCACTGGACCACCGACGACCTGCGCCGCTTCACCGATGTCGCCCTCGCCGCGTTCGGCGCGCGACGCCTCCTCTTCGGATCCGACTGGCCCGTGTGCACGCTGGCCGGCGACTACGTGCGCGTCGTCGACACCACTCGTAAGCTGCTTTCCGAGCTGTCGCCGTCCGAACGCGCAGCGATCATGGGTGGTAATGCCGCGCGTGTCTACCGCCTGTGA
- a CDS encoding L-rhamnose mutarotase — translation MRVALHTRVRADRIAAYEHAHREVPEELTGAIRAAGATEWTIWRSGADLFHLLEVENYPRLLAELGELPVNLAWQARMAELLEVVHDYSADGAGAPLRVVWQL, via the coding sequence ATGAGAGTCGCCCTGCACACCCGCGTCCGCGCCGACCGGATCGCCGCCTACGAACATGCCCACCGCGAGGTGCCCGAGGAGCTCACCGGTGCCATCCGAGCCGCCGGTGCAACCGAGTGGACCATCTGGCGCAGCGGTGCCGACCTCTTTCATCTGCTTGAGGTCGAGAACTACCCGAGGCTGCTCGCGGAACTCGGCGAACTGCCCGTCAACCTCGCCTGGCAGGCGCGGATGGCGGAGCTGCTGGAGGTTGTCCACGACTACTCCGCCGACGGCGCGGGCGCGCCGCTCCGGGTGGTGTGGCAGCTGTGA
- a CDS encoding LutC/YkgG family protein yields the protein MTARDTVLARIRAALADVPADHADGQDTVALFAERVADYRARVVQTTPGEARDTIAGLLTGNDARTLVVPPGFPPELAPDGPWRRLAEPLGLSDLEAADSVLTTCGAGIAVTGTVVLDAGPGQGRRALTLLPDHHVCVVRAEQIVADVPDAIALLDPARPLTFVSGPSATSDIELDRVEGVHGPRILDVVIVREEPRA from the coding sequence ATGACGGCCCGTGACACCGTCCTCGCGCGCATCCGCGCCGCCCTTGCCGACGTGCCCGCCGACCACGCGGACGGCCAGGACACGGTCGCGCTCTTCGCCGAGCGCGTCGCCGACTACCGCGCCCGGGTTGTGCAGACCACGCCAGGTGAGGCCCGCGACACCATCGCCGGGCTGCTGACCGGCAACGACGCCCGCACCCTCGTCGTGCCGCCGGGCTTCCCACCCGAGCTCGCCCCTGACGGGCCCTGGCGACGCCTCGCCGAGCCGCTGGGGTTGAGCGACCTGGAGGCCGCCGACAGTGTGCTGACCACCTGCGGGGCCGGGATCGCCGTCACCGGCACCGTCGTCCTCGACGCTGGCCCCGGCCAGGGCCGCCGGGCCCTCACCCTGCTGCCTGACCACCATGTGTGCGTCGTGCGGGCCGAGCAGATCGTCGCCGACGTGCCGGACGCGATCGCCCTGCTCGACCCCGCCCGGCCGTTGACCTTCGTCTCCGGCCCTTCCGCGACCAGCGACATCGAACTCGACCGCGTCGAGGGTGTCCACGGCCCCAGGATCCTGGATGTCGTGATCGTCAGAGAGGAGCCGCGCGCATGA
- a CDS encoding heterodisulfide reductase-related iron-sulfur binding cluster: MRIALFVTCFNDTMGPETGKAVVTVLERLGHTVEFPLAQTCCGQMHFNTGYRPEAMPLMRRFVEAFAGYDAIVTPSASCAGMVRENHPALAGQSGDEALRRDVGELAPRVPEFTEFLVDVLGVTGVGAYFPHRVTYHPTCHSLRGLRLGDKPQRLRLPRPDRRDPDSAARRRRARLHVALRLHTLRRLLRRLPRQNQHPRGAHPSAGQGRRGQAHQAPTPTAEALAMRAATAVLSSPGRIAQAQKAAALGGRLVARKGVIGPLPGPLRGWTDVRDTPAPPPEPFRAWWQRTHPQPPSGDQ; encoded by the coding sequence ATGCGCATCGCGCTGTTCGTCACCTGCTTCAACGACACGATGGGCCCCGAGACCGGCAAGGCAGTCGTCACCGTGCTGGAGCGGCTCGGCCACACGGTCGAGTTCCCGCTCGCGCAGACCTGCTGCGGGCAGATGCACTTCAACACCGGCTACCGGCCGGAGGCGATGCCGCTGATGCGCCGCTTCGTCGAGGCGTTTGCCGGCTACGACGCGATCGTGACGCCCTCCGCGTCGTGCGCGGGCATGGTCCGCGAGAACCACCCCGCTCTCGCCGGGCAGTCGGGCGACGAGGCACTCCGCAGAGATGTCGGCGAACTCGCCCCACGTGTACCCGAGTTCACCGAGTTCCTCGTCGACGTCCTGGGGGTGACCGGCGTGGGTGCGTACTTCCCGCACCGGGTCACCTACCACCCGACCTGCCACTCGCTGCGCGGGCTGCGGCTGGGCGACAAGCCGCAACGGCTCCGTCTACCCCGGCCCGATCGGCGCGATCCTGACTCCGCAGCTCGTAGGCGTCGAGCACGCCTCCACGTTGCCCTTCGCCTCCACACTCTGCGGCGCCTGCTACGACGCCTGCCCCGTCAAAATCAACATCCCCGAGGTGCTCACCCATCTGCCGGCCAAGGCCGTCGAGGCCAAGCGCATCAAGCGCCCACACCCACCGCCGAGGCCCTCGCGATGCGGGCGGCCACCGCCGTCCTCTCCTCACCCGGCCGCATTGCCCAGGCCCAGAAGGCCGCCGCGCTCGGCGGGCGCCTGGTCGCGCGCAAGGGCGTCATCGGTCCGCTCCCCGGTCCCCTCCGCGGCTGGACCGACGTCCGCGACACCCCCGCTCCGCCTCCGGAGCCCTTCCGCGCCTGGTGGCAGCGCACCCACCCGCAGCCCCCGTCAGGAGACCAGTGA
- a CDS encoding aldo/keto reductase, producing MHTTRLGRGDVEVTRLSLGAAALGNLFTEIDDEQARSTVDAAWKAGVRYFDTAPHYGLGLSERRLGEALRNRPRAEYVVSTKVGRLLRPWPEPHGDDLAQGFSVPATHERVWDFSAYGVRSSLEDSLVRLGLDHVDVVYLHDPDDHEEQAFSSAYPELERMRAEGMVGAIGAGMNQTRMLDRFVRETDVDVVLLAGRYSLLDQTGLTFLLPDAARRGVSVVVGGVFNSGLLADPKPGATYDYAPASQALFQRALRIETVCEEHGVPLRAAALQFPLGHPAVASVLVGTRSPEEAQDAAAMARWEIPAELWSMLRSDGLLPWDVPLPTADPAAPADPGQEAS from the coding sequence ATGCACACCACGAGGCTCGGACGCGGCGACGTGGAGGTCACCCGGCTCTCCCTCGGAGCAGCCGCGCTCGGAAACCTCTTCACCGAGATCGACGACGAGCAGGCCCGGTCCACGGTGGACGCGGCCTGGAAAGCGGGCGTCCGCTACTTCGACACCGCTCCGCACTACGGACTCGGTCTCTCCGAGCGACGCCTTGGGGAGGCCCTTCGCAACCGACCGCGCGCCGAGTACGTCGTGTCCACCAAGGTCGGACGCCTGCTGCGACCTTGGCCGGAGCCCCACGGCGACGACCTCGCCCAGGGCTTCTCGGTGCCGGCCACACACGAACGGGTGTGGGACTTCAGCGCCTACGGGGTGCGCAGCAGCCTGGAGGACAGTCTTGTCCGGCTCGGACTGGACCACGTCGACGTCGTCTACCTGCACGATCCGGACGACCACGAGGAACAGGCCTTCTCGTCCGCCTACCCTGAGCTGGAACGGATGCGCGCCGAGGGAATGGTCGGCGCCATCGGCGCCGGCATGAACCAGACTCGGATGCTGGACCGGTTCGTCCGCGAGACCGATGTCGACGTGGTGCTCCTCGCCGGGCGCTACTCCCTGCTCGACCAGACGGGCCTGACTTTCCTGCTGCCCGACGCCGCGCGCAGGGGCGTTTCCGTGGTGGTCGGCGGGGTCTTCAACTCCGGTCTGCTGGCCGACCCGAAGCCCGGTGCCACGTACGACTACGCACCCGCCTCGCAGGCGCTGTTTCAGCGGGCGCTACGGATCGAGACTGTCTGCGAGGAGCACGGCGTGCCGCTGCGCGCGGCGGCCCTGCAGTTCCCTCTCGGCCATCCCGCCGTCGCCAGCGTCCTGGTCGGCACCCGCAGCCCGGAGGAGGCCCAGGACGCAGCAGCCATGGCCCGCTGGGAGATCCCCGCGGAACTGTGGTCCATGCTGCGGTCGGACGGCCTGCTCCCCTGGGACGTGCCCCTGCCCACCGCCGATCCCGCCGCCCCCGCAGACCCCGGGCAGGAGGCCTCCTGA
- a CDS encoding SDR family NAD(P)-dependent oxidoreductase, translated as MNELHGLRAVVTGGASGIGLATANLLAARGAQVAVLDLDPGTVQGPLRAIRADVGDDDSVRAAVEAAVTALGGLDILVNNAGIGAAGTVEDNPDSQWQQVLDINVLGIVRVTRAALPHLRRSALSRPGSTAAIVNTCSIAATAGLPQRALYSASKGAVLSLTLAMAADHVREGIRVNCVNPGTVDTPWVARLLDAADDPAAERAALNARQPHGRLVGADEVAAAIAYLASPLAGSTTGTALAVDGGMAGLRLRPPRP; from the coding sequence ATGAACGAGCTGCACGGCCTGCGAGCGGTCGTCACCGGGGGCGCCTCGGGCATCGGCCTGGCCACCGCGAACCTGCTCGCCGCCCGCGGCGCCCAGGTCGCCGTGCTCGACCTCGACCCTGGCACGGTCCAGGGGCCCCTGCGCGCCATCCGCGCCGACGTGGGCGACGACGACAGCGTCCGCGCCGCGGTCGAGGCCGCCGTCACAGCGCTCGGCGGCCTGGACATCCTGGTCAACAACGCCGGAATCGGCGCCGCCGGTACGGTCGAGGACAACCCCGACAGCCAGTGGCAGCAGGTGCTGGACATCAACGTCCTCGGGATCGTCCGCGTGACCCGCGCCGCCCTCCCACACCTGCGACGCTCCGCGCTGTCCCGACCGGGGAGTACCGCGGCGATCGTCAACACCTGCTCCATCGCCGCCACGGCCGGGCTTCCGCAGCGCGCGCTGTACTCGGCCAGCAAGGGAGCCGTGCTCTCACTGACCCTGGCCATGGCCGCCGACCACGTCCGCGAGGGCATCCGGGTCAACTGCGTCAACCCCGGCACGGTGGACACCCCCTGGGTCGCCCGCCTGCTGGATGCCGCCGACGACCCGGCCGCCGAGCGCGCCGCGCTGAACGCCCGCCAGCCGCACGGCCGCCTGGTCGGAGCCGACGAGGTCGCCGCCGCCATCGCCTACCTGGCGAGCCCCCTCGCGGGCTCGACCACCGGCACCGCCCTCGCGGTCGACGGCGGCATGGCCGGCCTCCGCCTGCGTCCGCCCCGACCGTAG
- a CDS encoding enolase C-terminal domain-like protein produces the protein MPTATARITALDTYDVRFPTSRSLDGSDAMNPDPDYSAAYVILRTDAGDGLEGHGFTFTIGRGNDVQVAAVNALRHHVVGRSVEELCADPGTLNRDLIGDSQLRWLGPEKGVMHMAIGAVVNAVWDLAAKRAGLPLWRLLAEAEPAWLVSQVDFRYLTDAITPEEALALLEAARSGRAERTTRLWESGYPAYTTSPGWLGYSDEKLTRLAKQAVADGFTQIKLKVGADLADDIRRCRAARAAVGEGVRMAIDANQRWDVADAIAWTRALAEFDPYWIEEPTSPDDVLGHAAIRAAVAPVRVATGEHVQNRIVFKQLLQAGAIDVLQLDSARVGGVNENLAILLLAAKFDVPVCPHAGGVGLCELVQHLSMFDYVALSGTTENRVIEYVDHLHEHFVTPTVIRDGRYRAPAAPGFSAQMLPESIATFTYPDGTFWTEDRAVAEAAATVPEEQK, from the coding sequence ATGCCGACTGCCACGGCGCGGATCACCGCGTTGGACACCTACGACGTCCGCTTCCCGACCTCACGGTCGCTGGACGGCTCGGACGCGATGAACCCCGACCCCGACTACTCCGCCGCCTACGTGATCCTTCGCACCGACGCGGGTGACGGCCTCGAGGGCCACGGGTTCACCTTCACCATCGGGCGAGGCAACGACGTCCAGGTCGCGGCGGTCAACGCGCTGCGCCACCACGTCGTCGGACGCTCCGTCGAGGAGCTGTGCGCGGATCCCGGCACCCTGAACCGCGACCTGATCGGCGACAGCCAGCTGCGCTGGCTCGGTCCCGAGAAGGGCGTGATGCACATGGCGATCGGCGCCGTCGTCAACGCCGTCTGGGACCTGGCCGCCAAGCGCGCCGGACTGCCGCTGTGGCGGCTCCTCGCCGAGGCGGAGCCGGCCTGGCTGGTCTCCCAGGTCGACTTCCGCTACCTCACCGACGCCATCACCCCCGAGGAGGCCCTCGCCCTGCTGGAGGCGGCCCGCTCCGGCCGCGCCGAGCGGACCACGCGCCTGTGGGAGAGCGGCTACCCGGCCTACACGACCTCGCCCGGCTGGCTCGGCTACAGCGACGAGAAGCTGACCCGCCTCGCCAAGCAGGCCGTCGCCGACGGCTTCACCCAGATCAAGCTGAAGGTCGGCGCCGACCTGGCCGACGACATCCGCCGCTGCCGCGCCGCGCGCGCCGCGGTCGGTGAGGGCGTGCGGATGGCGATCGACGCCAACCAGCGCTGGGACGTGGCCGACGCCATCGCCTGGACGCGCGCGCTCGCGGAATTCGACCCGTACTGGATCGAGGAGCCCACCAGCCCCGACGACGTGCTCGGCCACGCCGCGATTCGTGCGGCCGTCGCGCCGGTCAGGGTCGCCACGGGCGAACACGTGCAAAACCGCATCGTCTTCAAGCAGCTGCTCCAGGCCGGCGCCATCGACGTGCTCCAGCTCGACTCCGCCCGGGTCGGCGGCGTGAACGAGAACCTCGCCATCCTGCTGCTCGCCGCCAAGTTCGACGTCCCGGTCTGCCCGCACGCCGGCGGGGTGGGACTGTGCGAGCTGGTACAGCACCTGTCCATGTTCGACTACGTCGCCCTCTCCGGCACCACCGAGAACCGCGTCATCGAGTACGTGGACCACCTGCACGAACACTTCGTCACCCCCACGGTGATCCGCGACGGCCGCTACCGGGCCCCCGCAGCCCCGGGCTTCTCCGCGCAGATGCTCCCGGAGTCGATCGCCACCTTCACCTACCCCGACGGCACCTTCTGGACCGAGGACCGCGCCGTCGCCGAGGCCGCCGCGACCGTACCGGAGGAGCAGAAATGA
- a CDS encoding fumarylacetoacetate hydrolase family protein has product MRFLRLGPRGAERPTVLDPIDDGRERYLSLDDVTRDIDGPFLASGGIDLVREAVAAGTLPELAPPPGGWRIGAPVARPGKVVCIGLNYRDHAEETGAAIPERPVVFMKDPGTVVGPYDEVLIPRGSRKTDWEVELAVVIGRRARYLASREEALACVAGYAVSNDVSEREFQLEFSGQWDLGKSCETFNPLGPWLVTPDEAGDPQELRLRLSVDGVGRQDGHTKNMIFDVAEIVRYLSQYLVLEPGDVINTGTPAGVALGLPGHPYLRPGRCVELEIDRLGRQRQTFQQA; this is encoded by the coding sequence ATGAGATTCCTGCGCCTGGGGCCCCGAGGAGCCGAACGGCCGACCGTGCTCGACCCGATCGATGATGGCAGGGAGCGCTACCTCAGCCTGGACGACGTCACCCGTGACATCGACGGTCCCTTCCTCGCCTCGGGCGGAATCGACCTGGTGCGCGAGGCGGTCGCGGCGGGGACGCTACCCGAGCTGGCGCCGCCGCCCGGCGGTTGGCGAATCGGCGCGCCGGTGGCCCGGCCCGGCAAGGTCGTCTGCATCGGCCTCAACTACCGCGACCACGCGGAGGAGACGGGCGCCGCGATCCCGGAGCGGCCGGTCGTCTTCATGAAGGACCCCGGCACTGTGGTCGGCCCCTACGACGAGGTGCTGATCCCGCGTGGTTCGCGCAAGACGGACTGGGAGGTGGAGCTTGCGGTCGTGATCGGCCGTCGGGCCCGCTATCTGGCCTCGCGCGAGGAGGCGCTGGCCTGCGTGGCCGGGTACGCCGTCAGCAACGACGTTTCCGAGCGGGAGTTCCAGTTGGAGTTCTCCGGCCAGTGGGACCTCGGCAAGTCCTGCGAGACCTTCAACCCGCTCGGCCCCTGGCTGGTCACCCCCGACGAGGCGGGCGACCCGCAGGAGCTCCGTCTGCGGCTCTCCGTTGACGGGGTGGGACGGCAGGACGGCCACACCAAGAACATGATCTTCGACGTCGCGGAGATCGTCCGCTACCTCAGCCAGTACCTGGTGCTGGAACCCGGCGACGTGATCAACACCGGCACCCCGGCCGGAGTCGCCCTCGGCCTGCCCGGCCACCCCTACCTGCGACCGGGCCGATGCGTCGAGTTGGAGATCGACCGCCTCGGCCGCCAGCGCCAGACCTTCCAGCAAGCGTGA
- a CDS encoding sugar ABC transporter substrate-binding protein, producing MNLRTSRTAAAVAVTLLVGGLATACNRGSTVTGAGSSAAAGKPAIGIDLPRADSDFWNSYAQYLRGDITSQSLNTLPISSSQNDITKLVANVHVFENTGAKAIVMAPQDTGAIASTLDQLAAKNIPVVSVDTRPDKGKVYMVVRADNRAYGTKACQFLGQQLHGKGKVAEFEGDLTSVNGRDRSQAFADCMKTNFPNIQVFPLTTNWDGAVASSKLQTLLAQNPDLNGIYMQAGGVFLQPTLALLQQKGLLKPAGTPGHISIISNDGIPQEFDAIRKGEIDATVSQPADLYAKYALFYAEAAAEGKTFQPGPTDHNSTIIQLPNGLEDQLPAPLVTKANVDDKSLWGNNVSS from the coding sequence GTGAACCTGCGTACCTCCCGCACCGCCGCAGCAGTTGCCGTGACGCTGCTGGTCGGCGGTCTGGCCACCGCCTGCAACCGCGGCAGCACCGTCACCGGGGCCGGCTCGTCCGCCGCGGCCGGAAAGCCGGCGATCGGCATCGATCTCCCCCGCGCCGACTCCGACTTCTGGAACTCCTACGCCCAGTACCTACGGGGCGACATCACCAGCCAGAGCCTGAACACGCTGCCGATCAGCTCCTCGCAGAACGACATCACCAAGCTCGTCGCCAACGTGCACGTCTTCGAGAACACCGGTGCCAAGGCCATCGTGATGGCCCCTCAGGACACCGGCGCGATCGCCTCGACCCTGGACCAGCTGGCCGCCAAGAACATCCCCGTCGTCAGCGTCGACACCCGCCCGGACAAGGGCAAGGTCTACATGGTCGTCCGTGCCGACAACCGCGCCTACGGCACCAAGGCCTGCCAGTTCCTCGGCCAGCAGCTGCACGGCAAGGGCAAGGTGGCCGAGTTCGAGGGCGACCTGACCTCCGTCAACGGCCGCGACCGCTCGCAGGCCTTCGCCGACTGCATGAAGACCAACTTCCCGAACATCCAGGTCTTCCCGCTCACCACCAACTGGGACGGCGCGGTCGCGTCCAGCAAGCTGCAGACCCTGCTGGCGCAGAACCCGGACCTGAACGGCATCTACATGCAGGCGGGCGGCGTCTTCCTGCAGCCGACCCTGGCGCTGCTGCAGCAGAAGGGCCTGCTCAAGCCGGCGGGCACGCCCGGACACATCTCGATCATCTCCAACGACGGCATCCCGCAGGAGTTCGACGCGATCCGCAAGGGCGAGATCGACGCCACCGTCTCGCAGCCCGCCGACCTGTACGCCAAGTACGCGCTCTTCTACGCCGAGGCCGCCGCCGAGGGCAAGACCTTCCAGCCCGGCCCGACCGACCACAACTCCACCATCATCCAGCTGCCGAACGGCCTGGAGGACCAGCTGCCCGCACCGCTGGTGACCAAGGCAAACGTCGACGACAAGAGCCTGTGGGGCAACAACGTCTCCAGCTGA